The Montipora foliosa isolate CH-2021 chromosome 1, ASM3666993v2, whole genome shotgun sequence genome has a window encoding:
- the LOC137973417 gene encoding ectin-like isoform X1 produces MRRLFCEFYLKLLWTCKLWQIHIKTVMWCYVFFFAIGTSIVQAGDGPTGNNKEADESIGIFASGPGTITKNGTVTLNLRLDGILQALACLKVSRFFGPRGRRLRGPGRPGSPSRLRRPNERLPGPGSQFPTQPTQTPATVQTRTTGQTPTTGPTSTAGQPIKTNVTFTTDEQMGLDKHNEFRRVHGVPNMTLDREMCDQAKEYAEVLAAQGTLTHASLEGQGENLYYSCSSEDPGTTEDAVEAWYNEVCEPGYYFDRESNSGRTFHFTQLVWKESTKLGIGLAESTKDGMKCAYVVARYKPAGNMMGDFLENVPKGNFDRASYCQAVRSKRRRYFDQSGTAVYIHTPFSEVVNEKKKKGFVSSSIL; encoded by the exons ATGCGTAGGCTTTTCTGTGAGTTTTATTTAAAACTATTGTGGACTTGTAAG CTGTGGCAAATCCATATTAAAACAGTCATGTGGTGTTATGTTTTCTTCTTCGCTATTGGAACAAGCATTGTACAAGCCG GAGATGGTCCAACGGGCAACAATAAAGAGGCTGATGAATCCATCGGTATTTTTGCCTCTGGTCCTGGAACAATTACTAAAAATGGAACTGTCACGCTCAACCTTCGCCTCGATGGAATACTACAAGCTCTTGCATGTTTGAAAGTTTCGCGTTTTTTTGGACCCAGAGGTCGACGTCTGAGAGGTCCGGGACGTCCTGGATCCCCTAGTCGGCTTCGTAGACCAAATGAGCGACTGCCTGGTCCTGGGAGTCAATTTCCGACACAGCCAACGCAAACTCCAGCCACTGTACAAACTCGAACCACAGGACAAACTCCAACCACAGGACCAACTTCAACCGCAGGACAACCAATTAAAACAAATG TGACGTTTACCACAGACGAACAAATGGGTTTAGATAAACATAATGAGTTCCGCAGGGTACACGGTGTCCCAAACATGACGCTGGACAGAGAAATGTGCGACCAGGCGAAAGAATACGCCGAGGTACTCGCCGCACAAGGAACACTGACGCACGCGTCACTGGAAGGTCAAGGAGAAAACCTTTACTACAGTTGTTCTTCAGAAGATCCAGGAACCACAGAAGATGCGGTAGAGGCCTG GTACAATGAAGTTTGTGAACCCGGGTATTACTTTGACAGAGAATCTAATTCAGGACGCACATTTCACTTTACCCAACTAGTATGGAAGGAAAGCACCAAGCTAGGTATCGGACTAGCCGAGTCAACAAAGGATGGTATGAAGTGCGCTTACGTTGTTGCAAGATATAAACCAGCCGGTAACATGATGGGGGATTTTCTTGAGAACGTGCCCAAGGGGAATTTCGACCGTGCTTCTTACTGCCAGGCGGTTCGATCAAAACGAAGAAGGTATTTCGATCAGAGTGGCACGGCAGTGTATATCCACACCCCGTTTTCAGAAGTTGTCAacgagaagaaaaagaaaggcttTGTTTCGTCTTCAATCCTGTAA
- the LOC137973417 gene encoding ectin-like isoform X2, which translates to MWCYVFFFAIGTSIVQAGDGPTGNNKEADESIGIFASGPGTITKNGTVTLNLRLDGILQALACLKVSRFFGPRGRRLRGPGRPGSPSRLRRPNERLPGPGSQFPTQPTQTPATVQTRTTGQTPTTGPTSTAGQPIKTNVTFTTDEQMGLDKHNEFRRVHGVPNMTLDREMCDQAKEYAEVLAAQGTLTHASLEGQGENLYYSCSSEDPGTTEDAVEAWYNEVCEPGYYFDRESNSGRTFHFTQLVWKESTKLGIGLAESTKDGMKCAYVVARYKPAGNMMGDFLENVPKGNFDRASYCQAVRSKRRRYFDQSGTAVYIHTPFSEVVNEKKKKGFVSSSIL; encoded by the exons ATGTGGTGTTATGTTTTCTTCTTCGCTATTGGAACAAGCATTGTACAAGCCG GAGATGGTCCAACGGGCAACAATAAAGAGGCTGATGAATCCATCGGTATTTTTGCCTCTGGTCCTGGAACAATTACTAAAAATGGAACTGTCACGCTCAACCTTCGCCTCGATGGAATACTACAAGCTCTTGCATGTTTGAAAGTTTCGCGTTTTTTTGGACCCAGAGGTCGACGTCTGAGAGGTCCGGGACGTCCTGGATCCCCTAGTCGGCTTCGTAGACCAAATGAGCGACTGCCTGGTCCTGGGAGTCAATTTCCGACACAGCCAACGCAAACTCCAGCCACTGTACAAACTCGAACCACAGGACAAACTCCAACCACAGGACCAACTTCAACCGCAGGACAACCAATTAAAACAAATG TGACGTTTACCACAGACGAACAAATGGGTTTAGATAAACATAATGAGTTCCGCAGGGTACACGGTGTCCCAAACATGACGCTGGACAGAGAAATGTGCGACCAGGCGAAAGAATACGCCGAGGTACTCGCCGCACAAGGAACACTGACGCACGCGTCACTGGAAGGTCAAGGAGAAAACCTTTACTACAGTTGTTCTTCAGAAGATCCAGGAACCACAGAAGATGCGGTAGAGGCCTG GTACAATGAAGTTTGTGAACCCGGGTATTACTTTGACAGAGAATCTAATTCAGGACGCACATTTCACTTTACCCAACTAGTATGGAAGGAAAGCACCAAGCTAGGTATCGGACTAGCCGAGTCAACAAAGGATGGTATGAAGTGCGCTTACGTTGTTGCAAGATATAAACCAGCCGGTAACATGATGGGGGATTTTCTTGAGAACGTGCCCAAGGGGAATTTCGACCGTGCTTCTTACTGCCAGGCGGTTCGATCAAAACGAAGAAGGTATTTCGATCAGAGTGGCACGGCAGTGTATATCCACACCCCGTTTTCAGAAGTTGTCAacgagaagaaaaagaaaggcttTGTTTCGTCTTCAATCCTGTAA